Proteins from one Mesotoga infera genomic window:
- a CDS encoding DUF721 domain-containing protein, which yields MKWNHQTIGQIFEELARRSGLFRKLRVLDLNRDWAVIVGESIARHSSIADYSDGLLTVSVTDGMWLHELKLRERAFIEKINEAVGSEAVKRIRFRVG from the coding sequence ATGAAGTGGAACCATCAGACTATAGGGCAGATATTTGAAGAACTGGCCCGCAGATCCGGACTCTTCAGGAAGCTCAGAGTACTGGACCTGAACAGGGACTGGGCTGTAATAGTCGGCGAATCAATAGCCAGACACTCGTCAATCGCCGATTATTCAGACGGGTTGCTTACCGTGTCCGTCACTGACGGTATGTGGTTACACGAGTTGAAGTTGCGAGAGAGAGCCTTTATCGAGAAAATAAATGAAGCTGTTGGAAGCGAAGCTGTGAAGAGAATCAGATTCAGAGTAGGATAG
- a CDS encoding aminotransferase class IV, producing MQNYIAGRWYDEDDSLISALITGVLNGESVYEVVRTYNGLPFAFRKHFDRLKRSAALMSMEVPFTCKELNSIILEGIDKNRPSPSGDLRIRIVLFGNGENVLPAVIYALLPSVSKDIYELGVKIAISPYTKPSGAIVDPRLKIPGASWNIRTRKNLGDNYDMIILNEKGNVCEGSFSNVFLVKDGRVITPDIGSGVLPGITRDNLIGLCRSIEINVVERPVAAWEMFSADELFLTHTSVGIVPIRKLEEKILIEDFTDGMTRLLLDNFEDYIMTEDSNWSGLDEVEPSDYRADI from the coding sequence ATGCAGAACTATATTGCAGGTCGGTGGTACGATGAAGACGACTCCCTCATCAGCGCGCTGATAACGGGAGTTCTGAACGGTGAATCGGTTTACGAAGTGGTAAGAACGTACAACGGACTTCCGTTCGCCTTCAGAAAGCATTTCGACAGATTGAAAAGATCGGCAGCGCTTATGTCAATGGAAGTCCCCTTCACGTGCAAGGAGTTGAACTCAATAATACTGGAGGGGATAGATAAAAACCGACCCTCCCCAAGCGGCGATTTAAGGATCAGGATAGTTCTTTTTGGCAATGGAGAAAATGTGTTGCCTGCAGTCATTTACGCTCTACTACCATCGGTCTCCAAGGATATATATGAGCTGGGAGTTAAGATTGCTATCTCCCCTTACACAAAACCCTCGGGAGCTATCGTCGATCCGAGGTTGAAGATACCGGGAGCTAGCTGGAACATCAGAACCAGGAAGAATCTGGGTGATAATTACGATATGATCATATTGAATGAAAAGGGTAATGTTTGCGAAGGTTCTTTCAGCAACGTCTTTCTTGTAAAAGACGGCCGGGTGATAACCCCCGATATCGGTTCCGGAGTGCTACCCGGAATAACCCGGGATAACCTTATAGGGCTGTGCAGAAGCATCGAAATCAACGTTGTGGAGAGGCCAGTCGCTGCCTGGGAGATGTTCTCAGCCGACGAGCTCTTTCTTACCCACACGAGTGTCGGGATCGTACCGATCCGGAAACTCGAAGAGAAAATTTTGATAGAAGACTTCACCGACGGAATGACCCGATTGTTACTGGACAACTTCGAGGATTATATAATGACTGAGGACAGCAATTGGAGTGGCCTAGATGAAGTGGAACCATCAGACTATAGGGCAGATATTTGA
- the mtaB gene encoding tRNA (N(6)-L-threonylcarbamoyladenosine(37)-C(2))-methylthiotransferase MtaB, whose protein sequence is MKKTVSIFTFGCKMNQYESQAMAERLQRYDVRFSEEKSDLFVLNSCTVTSEAERKLRQLFRRLLALNPDSKIVVVGCYSELAGEELKKIGAHAVLGVRAKGEIERYVSELLKDGSESVEVTRDDFLTVTSSPEGRTRAFLGIEDGCLNNCTYCRIRLARGSKIISKPIDIIKSEFVGLIENGYREIVLTGINIGYYGFETGSNLARLLRELDTVPGEWRIRLGSLDPDRIDNDLLNVIFDTKHIARHLHLSLQSGSDRVLRLMKRKYEMKDYLKAVDKVRSMDSRFSLTTDVIVGFPGEDDSDFEATLQTLATVGFLKVHVFRYSSRPDTEAASMKSQVESSLKKKRALQVASAAKESRRAYLSGHIGMTNTVLVERVHRKESVGYDEYYIPHRIAGRYDGFVDSTVVSLETHKEGSDAELYCRSVVR, encoded by the coding sequence ATGAAGAAAACCGTATCGATTTTCACTTTCGGCTGTAAAATGAACCAGTATGAATCTCAAGCCATGGCCGAAAGACTACAGCGTTACGATGTTCGTTTCTCGGAAGAGAAGTCGGATCTTTTCGTGCTGAACTCCTGTACAGTCACTTCAGAAGCCGAAAGAAAGTTGAGGCAACTTTTCAGACGTCTCTTGGCCCTTAACCCCGACTCCAAAATCGTTGTAGTCGGATGTTACTCGGAGCTTGCCGGTGAAGAGCTGAAGAAAATCGGAGCCCACGCCGTTCTAGGAGTGCGGGCCAAAGGTGAAATAGAGAGGTATGTCTCGGAGCTTTTGAAAGACGGTAGCGAAAGTGTTGAAGTGACCAGGGACGATTTTCTAACGGTCACCTCCAGCCCTGAGGGACGAACGAGAGCCTTTCTAGGAATCGAAGATGGTTGCTTGAATAACTGTACTTATTGCAGAATACGCCTGGCCAGGGGTAGCAAGATAATAAGTAAGCCAATAGATATCATCAAAAGCGAGTTCGTAGGGCTCATAGAAAACGGCTATCGCGAGATAGTCTTGACCGGTATAAATATAGGTTACTACGGTTTTGAAACGGGCAGCAATCTTGCAAGGCTTTTGAGGGAACTCGACACCGTGCCCGGCGAATGGAGAATCAGACTGGGTTCGCTCGATCCCGACAGGATAGACAACGATCTTCTGAACGTAATATTCGATACAAAACATATTGCCAGGCATCTTCACCTCTCTCTTCAGAGCGGCTCGGACAGGGTGCTTCGTCTGATGAAAAGGAAGTACGAAATGAAAGACTATTTGAAAGCGGTGGATAAAGTGAGATCTATGGATTCGAGGTTCTCCCTCACCACCGATGTTATAGTCGGTTTCCCGGGAGAAGATGATTCTGATTTTGAAGCGACGCTTCAGACATTAGCGACGGTCGGTTTTCTGAAAGTACATGTTTTCAGATATTCCAGCAGGCCGGATACTGAAGCAGCCTCTATGAAAAGCCAGGTGGAGTCGTCCCTGAAAAAGAAGAGAGCGCTTCAGGTCGCCAGCGCAGCCAAAGAATCTAGGAGAGCGTACCTCTCCGGACATATAGGCATGACCAACACGGTTCTCGTTGAAAGGGTCCATCGAAAAGAGAGTGTCGGTTACGATGAGTATTATATTCCCCATCGTATAGCCGGTCGATACGACGGTTTCGTCGATTCGACCGTAGTCAGTCTGGAAACGCATAAGGAGGGTTCCGATGCAGAACTATATTGCAGGTCGGTGGTACGATGA
- a CDS encoding CBS domain-containing protein, which yields MKVREAMIRDVSAIFEDETIEDFIVSCLRQNKSGLPVVDDEFKVVGFLSESDVIRSALPSYFSLLQSASFIPDTHQFVQRLEKIKSDKVSLHMVKRVTCVKLDDTVIYAADLLIKNNLKILPVIDEERRLIGIVNRIFLIHAAAQGKIDR from the coding sequence GTGAAAGTAAGAGAAGCGATGATCAGGGATGTCTCCGCGATATTTGAAGACGAAACTATCGAAGATTTCATCGTAAGTTGCTTGAGACAGAACAAATCGGGTCTGCCGGTGGTCGATGACGAGTTCAAAGTCGTCGGCTTCTTGAGCGAGAGCGACGTTATAAGAAGCGCTTTGCCAAGTTACTTCAGTCTCCTCCAATCGGCCTCGTTCATTCCCGATACTCACCAGTTTGTGCAGAGATTGGAAAAAATAAAGAGCGACAAAGTGTCGTTGCACATGGTCAAGAGGGTGACGTGCGTCAAGCTGGACGATACCGTCATCTATGCGGCCGATTTACTCATAAAGAACAATTTGAAGATTTTGCCTGTGATAGACGAAGAGAGAAGACTGATAGGGATAGTCAACAGAATCTTCTTGATTCACGCTGCGGCTCAGGGCAAGATCGATAGATGA
- a CDS encoding 1-phosphofructokinase family hexose kinase — protein sequence MDVLTVTLNPALDREIVVENFTINDFHRVKNPFYSKMDPGGKGINVSIILSGIGVRNVAMGFLGGYIGKVVEEKLRTMSDLITTNFIYVEEETRENIAIVDPIMDTITEINSSGPLIKPDDLRMFLRRFDVALSRVHHVVVSGSIPRGIENDFYSLICRKTIEAGKFSFVEAIGPTFENAVDAGLVTVSRPDLRSRKILFGQTLVELRDYIDAAKYMISRGSRLSVLSYAIEGDVIATREGVWLFRAKSHIEKSHLLGTGDAFMAGMVYSIMNDERDFFQAARKGMAAAIAEAGFISKELITPKDIEENLESFEIRRLE from the coding sequence GTGGACGTCCTAACCGTCACTCTGAACCCTGCCCTTGACAGGGAGATAGTTGTTGAGAATTTCACGATTAACGACTTTCACCGGGTCAAAAACCCCTTTTATTCAAAGATGGACCCGGGCGGAAAGGGAATAAACGTTTCGATTATTCTCTCGGGGATAGGTGTGAGAAACGTAGCGATGGGTTTTCTGGGCGGTTATATAGGCAAGGTCGTAGAAGAGAAATTGAGAACCATGAGCGACTTGATAACCACGAATTTTATTTATGTTGAAGAAGAGACCAGAGAAAATATAGCTATTGTCGATCCGATAATGGATACAATAACCGAGATCAACTCCTCCGGTCCTCTGATAAAACCCGACGATTTGAGGATGTTTCTCAGAAGATTCGACGTGGCCCTATCAAGGGTACATCATGTTGTAGTTTCCGGGAGCATCCCCAGAGGTATAGAAAACGATTTCTATTCGCTTATATGCAGGAAAACGATAGAGGCCGGCAAGTTCTCCTTCGTCGAAGCTATAGGCCCGACCTTCGAGAACGCCGTGGATGCCGGTCTGGTTACTGTTTCAAGGCCCGACCTCAGAAGCAGGAAGATACTTTTTGGCCAAACCCTGGTCGAGCTTAGGGACTACATAGATGCGGCCAAATATATGATCTCCAGGGGTTCCAGGCTTTCGGTTCTCTCCTATGCTATAGAGGGCGACGTAATAGCGACCAGAGAAGGCGTATGGCTTTTCAGGGCAAAAAGCCATATAGAGAAATCTCACCTTCTCGGCACGGGGGACGCTTTCATGGCCGGAATGGTCTACTCTATAATGAACGACGAGCGAGACTTCTTTCAAGCAGCCCGAAAGGGCATGGCCGCCGCTATAGCGGAGGCCGGTTTTATAAGCAAGGAGCTCATAACACCGAAAGATATCGAGGAAAACCTCGAATCCTTCGAGATTCGCAGGCTGGAGTGA
- a CDS encoding ATP-binding cassette domain-containing protein translates to MSETALSLKGFTLSVSGENVLENITLDIPSGSIALVQGVRGSGKSALMRSFIHLNEELFDNVSFSGYIRLFGEDVSELDRKRVRQKVAYVDTSFLEALSNFTLLEFFRFLKGKWFKFEDFSEEELDLLEDLNLLDILANKNRSYLSSISLSKRLSLLIFSTLFRRPEVIMLDNVLDHLDDSACTEVKNILLDTQKNRTLIISSRFSLRLLDISDLLIVLESGKISYVGSPEVFVLQNR, encoded by the coding sequence GTGAGTGAGACTGCTCTTTCTTTGAAGGGCTTCACACTTTCCGTATCCGGCGAAAACGTACTCGAAAACATAACTCTCGACATTCCAAGCGGAAGTATAGCGCTAGTGCAAGGGGTCAGAGGTAGCGGGAAGTCTGCGTTGATGAGAAGTTTCATCCATCTCAACGAAGAGCTCTTCGACAATGTCTCCTTCTCAGGTTATATCCGCCTTTTTGGAGAAGATGTATCAGAACTCGATCGGAAAAGAGTCAGGCAAAAAGTGGCTTACGTGGATACTTCTTTTCTTGAGGCTCTCAGCAACTTCACCCTTTTAGAGTTTTTCAGATTTTTAAAGGGAAAGTGGTTTAAGTTCGAAGACTTTTCGGAGGAGGAGCTCGATCTACTTGAAGATCTCAACCTGCTGGATATACTGGCTAACAAGAACAGGTCTTATCTGAGCTCCATCTCTCTTTCCAAAAGGCTCTCACTTCTGATCTTTTCGACTCTTTTCAGACGACCGGAAGTAATAATGCTGGACAACGTTTTGGACCACCTGGACGATTCGGCATGCACTGAGGTGAAAAATATACTCCTCGACACGCAGAAAAACCGCACTTTGATCATCTCTTCCAGGTTTTCTCTCAGGCTTCTAGACATTTCCGATTTGTTGATAGTGCTGGAAAGTGGTAAAATCTCTTATGTAGGAAGTCCAGAGGTTTTCGTTCTTCAGAACCGCTGA